In the genome of Pungitius pungitius chromosome 5, fPunPun2.1, whole genome shotgun sequence, the window atgatccccagtggATGAGGAATAAGGATTTTGTTGATCCTCTCACTTTCCATCTAGTTGAATTAGGTCAAGTCATTTATGAACACatatcagaataaaaaaatggaaatccCATTAACTTCAACTGAACTTTGTATTTGCTGCCAAGGAGTaaacattagcatgctaacgtgctaaaCATAGTGAATATAGTACAAATTTACCAGCTTAACATGTGTACGTTGTCAGGTCGAGGGAGGGGTACATCTGGGAGATTTGTTCCTAAAAGCAAAATATGCTCTCTCTTCGAtgcacaaagtgacacaaacaaacttgCATCAGAGATGTTGTCATGGATATGTGGACCACTGAGACTTTGGTAATTAGCTTCTCAGAGGCTGAAACAAAGCTGCTGATTTGATTAGATGTATCCTAGTTACAGCAGCCTGGGCTTGAAGTGTAATATAATGTTAAGAAGGCCAACTTCACAGAGATAAATGGTTGACCAAACAGTCAAATTTACATTcgcttttaaatgtaaatgaagcaCACAGTGGCCTGTTAGCCTTGCATCCTGTCCCCGGTGTCAACGCTTTCCTTCCTCGTCCTGAAGGATGTGCCAACCAAACTGGTGGCCAAGGCCGTCCCTCTACCCATGGCGGTGCGGGGGCACTGGTTCCTCAGCCCGCGGACAATGTACTGTGTGGCCGTCCAAACTGCAGTCCGACAGCCGGACGGTGACTACCTGGTCTCAGAGTGGAGCCAGGTGGTGGAGTTCTGCACAGGGGGTATGAGCTGTATCATGCCTGTAATACTGTATGATAATAACCAAGTGTTGTATGCGAGCGTCGCTCAATGTAATACAAGAAAAAGGTTACTCGGGGTACTCAGTAGCATTCTACACGTTTTTGCAGATTATGCCATGGAACACCTACAGCAGCTTCTCGACAAGGCCAAGGGCTCTGCAGTGAGGCTGCTAAAGTTCTCTGTGTTCTATCGCAACCAGCACCCGGAGTACTTCGACTACGTCAGGTCAGTGTCGCATTCTTGGGTCTTAATTGAATATGCGGAGAGCAACTCCACCGGCGATAAAATCACTCTCAAGTTGGTGCGGGTAGCTGGAAGTAGGATGTATTTTTGTCCTAGCTGAGCTCAAAGTGACAAAACAAGGGGAAGCATCTGGCTTACTCGATCGACCTTTCACCAACAACAAGGTGACTGGATGCCACCTCGCTGTGTCACCGAGGCTGCAGGGAGTTGCTACGCCAGTTCAGTCCCCCGGTCAAGACGTGCCCCGCTGTAGAGGTGCAGATTGCAACTGAATATTGTATTcaatttaatattattattattcaatatgtattatattaattatattaaatattttattaaatattatggGAATCCCCCTAAATGCTAGGTGCTGTGCCTTCACAAACTCACAGGGGCTGGTAGGCTGATGTTAAGTTTGAATAGTCAGGTTATGTGCTTCCAGTCATTGTGCTCAGCTAAGTCGACAACTCGCTCTGGCTTCACAAGCTTACAGAGCGATATTGAATTTTCCCCAAATGTAAAGTATAATCCTcctatttttttgtcttcttaacTGGGATTAGTAAGGAATGTGGAGGCCTGATGCGTCCAGCCCTGAAAGACATCAGTGGGAGTCACGGTTCTCCCATCAACGGCAAACTCCAGGGAGTCTTCTTCAGCTGCAACACAGAGTTCGACACGGGCCTCCCTCCCAGAGACTCCCCTTACGGCCCCTTGCGTTTCCAGATCCCAGCGGGACACCTGCTGAACCCCAACATCGCCCTTTACTTTGCCGACTTCTACTGCATGTACACAGCCTACCACTACGTGGTGCTGGTGCTGGCCCCCGTGGGCTCAGAGGGAGACACCTTCTGTCGCACTCGCCTCCCAATGCTGGACTTGGCCTCCAACCCTTTCCTGACATACACCGCCCCCCAGAGGCCAGGGGAGGAGCCTCTGTACTGCCACGCCAGCGACGTAATCCTCGAGGTGCTTTTCACAGAGCCGGTTCCCTTGGATCGGGGCAGCGTGGAGCAGATCAGCGGGCACCACCAGCTCATGAGTCTGACCACGGCCAACGCTAAGAAAGACCCCAGCTGCAAAGTGTGCAACATCAGTGTGGGACGCTGAGGGAGACGCGCCGCAGACCCGGCGACCGTGTGAGCATGCAATGTTATTAGAGAAGGCAGCGGAGCAAAAGGACCGAACATTTTGAGACCATCACGTGTGGGTCAGAACACACTGGAAGGAGCCCACCTCTCGGGGTGCGTGCATGCTGCTACCCCTCTTCCCCCATGGCTGGACTAGAGTAGTGAGAATTAAAAAGAAGGCTTACGCCGCGTGTATCCCAGAACTTCATCCCGTTCACAGCTGGAAACTGTAAACATCCTTCCACGGCTGCTGTGCAAAAGATAATCGAAAGTCATGATAGGCTTTAGATGGCTAGAAAAGACCTGCTCCTTCTTCGTTGAGAGACATGTGTGCTCTCTGGTTTCCGCACGTCATTTCATGCATATCTTTTTCGTCCGTCAaattcacattcacattttttcttttcagtggtCTTGTGTCTCTTGAAAAGAATGTGTTTGAGACAACCAGATCATGCAAAAGGCTGAAGCATGCTGCTTCTAAAACATAACTGGTCCTAACAAATATTTTGCTACATTATACCCCTCAAAAATACCAGCCAAATGTTCTCTacccattaaaaaaagacttttcaGCAATTCTGCCAAATTCTTCTTAAAAAGCTTATTGTACAATTATGATTCGGAAACTGTTCTTCAATGTCTAAATTCCAAAATCTGCAGAAATGTAGGGCGTTAAGAGGAAGAAAGCATCACAAAATTCCCTTCAATCACCATCTGACAGCAAGCCTCTGCTCTGCAAACAGGGCTGAGCTAAGATTAGCTTCAGTGTCTGTTTGTCGCTGCCCAATAATCTCTGACCTAAATAGAAATCCGTGAAATGCATAGAGTGAAAGGGATCCCGTCCCCGATGCACAAGAGTAATACGTGCACTGACGAGTGCAGCAGAATGTACGACATGACAACAGAGCGTGCCCCGAAAACACAAAGCCTCACCTATTTGGAACTGAATGGGAGAGAAAACCAGCAAAGAAAAAGTGACTGCAACGATGTATTTTATTACAAAGCACTTATTAAAATGGCATGAGCATTTATGGAAAAAACTAattcaaatataataaaagtACATACACCTCATGTTGACCCAAGACCAATGCTGTCTATCTGGCGTAAGTCATGCCCTTTCACTCGGATTCTTCCTGCAACAGAGATGTGAGGTGACGCACACATCAACGCTGTAGTTCCGGCCGCCGTTATTGTCCCAAAAAGGCTCGCTGTGGCCTCCCGGCAAATAACGTAAACAGAATTCGATCCTCCTTTTGGCATCTAGCACTTTAGGGAAGGccaattcaaattcaaagatGTCCGTCTGAGGCCCTCCGAAGCGCTCCTGCAGGTGCGCGCAGGGCACGTCCCTGCAGCTCTGCCACGAGTCAAACGTGATGCGTACTTGGACTTCCTTCTGAAAACAGATATTCCTGACTCGCACGGTACCACGGAGGGCCTGCTCGGTAACACTGCACTTCTCCAGGATGACCATGCTCTCTGCCAGCTTGGCGCGAAAGGCCTGGAAGTCAGCGGAAGGCTGCAGGAAGCCCAGTTTGAGCCGCGTTCCTGGGCAGCAGGTGCTGACGGTGCAGCTGTAGCCTTCCTCCGTCATGCTCCCCAAACCCTGCAGCGACGGCAGCGGGTCGAGGTCACACCGCTCCTCCTCATCAGAAAACACCCGCACGGCGGTCAGGGGCAGCCCCCGCCAGTCAGCGAAAACAACGCGTCTGTTCCCGATTGGGAGCCGaacatcgtcatcatcgtcgtACAAGTCATCGAAGGGAGGTGGGAGAGCGTGGGTCGGATAGGCGGGGGCAAGGATGTCCGAACACGGCCGATCTGGAAGCGAAGGACGGATGCAGGGGCGCTGGGGCTTCAGAATGGGAACCCACACATGAGGACACAGTTGCCTGCGTTGGTTCAAGCAGAGCCGCACAGCGATCTCCGCAAGACCCGCCGAGCGGGCCATCGAGCCGAGGCCCACCGCCGGGAGGAGGCTAGCAACAGAAAAACGGTGTTTTCAATTGAGATCGCTGCTGTGTAAACTGTTGTAACGAGTGCATTTGTGGCGTCATTAACGAGGTGCTTTGAGGAGGGGATACaaactatttgtgtttttgaataaGGGACACAAGGTAATGCGCTCCAATCACGACACACTTAGTTGGCTTACGTTGTACTCGACATCTCCATATTGGTATTTGCCGTTGAGTGATTGGGCGtctagaaaatagaaaaaaaagtagttttgaTAGAGGGTGGGTTGATAAAGATTGCAATGTTCTAcaatacataaaaaacaaaatctcatgcttttttataaatgttactTACAAACTCCAATAAGCAGAAAGTTGTTGTCTGACTTATTAGTCATCCCTTTGCTTGCAAGAAAATCCTTCCCAGGATCCTATTTATACCAAAGTGAATATATCATGTTGTAAACTCCACCTTCTCTACGCTCCTGACCAATCAGCTACGTATCCTGCTTTTGTGTAGTGTTGTTTCAGACCTGGTTATGGTTCAGATTTCAGATCACATACGGCAACATTCAACTGAAATGACACTTCTATTCTAATGATCTTTTTCCACCGTCAACAGACAGATTTGTAATATCTCCGGTCTCTGTATTTTCACCTCAGTGTTGTCCAGCGCTACATGCAGATCCACTGAATGCAACGTTACCCTGCATTGTGGAAACTATTCCAGTCATCCGGGGCTCTATTCTCAGACATTTttgaggtgtgggggggggggggggggggggggcactgaggtCCAGTAACCCTAACCCCCACCCCAACTGAGGAAGCTGTTCAAGTTCAATCCAAGTACGTGTGCACATAGAAACCAAATGTACCACACAGGGGGATATTTTGGATGACTTAGGAATGGGTAGGAAAGGGTGATATTGGTATAGATTGTCCAGAAAGATGAATGATGTGAAGAAATAATGCTAGGTGCTGCgtttaagaaataaaatacttttgtaaacctccaattatttaaaagtttatttttctcaaaaacattaaaagaacaTGTGAATAATAGTTATACAACAGAAGTAGTCTAAATGCTTGTCTGTATGTCATGTGTCTAACGCCTTGGTTACTTCATCAAGCCGCCCAGTATAATATCGTCAATAGCCCAACATTAATGGGTTGGAGGCTTCCGTATTAGCTCGACTAAGGGTGCGGTTCAAAAGACGAAAGTCTGTTGACACGTGGTTTCATTTTGTTCGCTCTCCCTCAGTCCCTTATTAATTCTAAAGATTGGGCAATTAGCGCGAGGGCAAACAATGAGCACTGATTGCTCCCATTGAGCGCCTTACATAACAAAGCTATTACAACAATTACGTCTCAGAGAAGTCAACGCTCCATGCATCCTTTTAGGGTAAAGCTAAAAGAAACACATGGACTAAAAGGAACTTGGAGAGATGTACAGAGGTTATCAGAACACCACCAGGATTTAGATGATCTATAATGACAGGGATTCTTCTTCATTTCAGTGTGTTGATTAAAGGAAACCAAGCACATCTTGGCTGATGTCCTAAATGCTGACCTTTCACCTTCAGGAGGATGTTGTTACTGATcagcagaggagaaaaaagaccAATAATGCAGGCAATAGTTGCTACATGATAAAACACCACAGCACAGAAAACACTGCTTTGGTGCACAGGGTTCTTTTGTCACCAAGCCCCTCCCACAAATCAACCTTATATTTGGGTCTATTTCAGAGTTACATGTCATGAAGATATGGTGCAACAATTGTCCACGTTTGTGTCCCACGAGTTTGTCCTTAATCCTGACAACAGTCAGAATGATTAGTGCAAATCCAGATGTAATCTCTGCCGGTTAGTGTGCACGTTTCTCATTACCGCTTTGTCACAGAAATAGGCCATTGCTCATTCTGCGAGCTCCTGGAGCCCAAAACGTCCAGACCAACAGACAGACCTGTGACAAGCAGAATTACATTGTGTTAATAGCAGTGCATTGTTAAGCGCAGCGCAGTGAAATGAAGAATctgacacatttaaaaagataCTTTGGTTCCTGAAACAGACAAACATTTCTTCCATAATATGTTGCTAAGAGACATTGAACAacgcaataaaaacaaagagctAAAAATAAATCCAGAGGTCACTGCGAAGCAGAAGCTTATGTAAGATCTGCAGGAAGGAAATAGCAGATAAAAGTGCCAGAGGGTGTGAGGGCAGTTTTGAGGTAATGAGAAAGATGGCACAGTCAAACTAACTCAATGTCACTTACCTCAACGTTCAAATCAACTGCACGGCTCCATCGGAGACAAGCGGTGCTATAGTTCGATAGCGCATTAGATGCTGGGAGCCCACTTCGAGATCCACAACATACTCTCTGATAGCAGAGACAGAGATGATGTCAGTGGCTGTTGTCGTCGTTTTCAGTATTAGTAAAAGAAATGCAACAGTATTTACATGAGAACGTAACACCACCACCTGgtggtctttaaaaaaaataaaatgcacctCTGGTCATCGCTCTCAGGCTCAACCATGATGTTTTCCTGTCGCTCCTTCACTCGAAGAAACACAAAGGAGTCCAGGCACGGCTCAGGGACTGCGATTACAGTAGACACACAGGGATTTAGTGTGTCGGACAGAGGGGATGTCAAAGCAAATGCCAGCTCCTGATAGCACATGATGCTACTGTAAGAAGCTCAAGAAAATTACtacagaataaacaaaacataaaaaggagAGCATGTCAGCATGAATAAAGATAACAACAGTGAGACTTCACCTGCTTTGAGCATATCCACGTTCTGCAGGTTGGGGGGCATGCGCTTCAGTGCCACGGCCTTCAGGTACGTTTCTGTGTTGGCATAGTACCTGCGCACCACATTTAACACATTAAGCGTCAAGGTAAGGGCTGAATGAACAGACAGCTCTGACACCGCACACGACAATACTCACTCTTTGGCAAAAGCAAACTCCTCCGGCGAGAGCAGGGACGGGTCTCCCTCCCCCCGGgacttctctctctccaggacaTGCGGGAAAAACTTTTCAATCTACACGCATGGGGCACAAAGTTCAGGCAATAACGACAACAGGCTAGGAGTGAAATgagagctttttttatttttaatatgatATTGTTGACCGTCAAGACCTTCTGCAGACGAGCTCGCAGATAGCTGCTGAGCACGAACCGAATCCGGTCTATTTCCATCCGGTGGACGCTGGCCTTCATGTCACCTTTCTTCACGCGCTGCAAGTTTGCTTCCTGTtggaggaaaagaaataaacatatcAATCATCAAGTGCGGCTTACAGTGACCAGAGAGGGATGGATGTGAACATTCTATCATTTGATTattggaatgaatgaatgaatatgcgATCCATCTTTGTCCGCATATAAGGAGCCCAACAGATAACAGTTAAAAAGTCATACTTTCATTGACCAAATCAcaattttaaacaaacataCTGAATATACAGTGAGCATGGACCAAAGCTGTTGCTTAGCAATGGAATACCATTCAACACGGATTCAATTGGACATATAATCTCATTAAATCACACGTTTGATGGACAATTTGTATTACTTCTAGTATGACTTAAACAACAAAACCTCCACTACAAAACAGAGGCAAGTATTGTGAATGTTATTACGTATTTATTTGTCTGTGCATAACGACCTTTGCCTAGCAGACATTTACAAACGCAGGTGGCATCATGAAGGACAGTCCGGTGAGACGCAGGTTAAGTTACCATGTGACTCAGCTGCTCCATCACACACTCCACCACCTCCGACTTGTTCTCCAGGAGCTCCGGTGAGAACTTCTCATTGAGCCAAGCCTGCGAGGGAGGAAAGACGGACGCAGCTGTGAGGACACGGCTGACCTCCTAACGATGTAGGATTAACAGGGGCGGTTCACGTCATCTCACTTCTTCCAGTTTGCCTATCAGCTCCGCCGGGGTCATGACCTCCTCCTGAGTATCATCTTGGTGGACGTCGCTGCCGTCATCAGACAAAGCGTCCGACATAGTTTTATTTCACGAAGTGAGACAAAATGCCCCAAAATGCCTAACCGACCCGTTGAAACTCCGGTGAAGTTTTAAATGTTACGCGACTCAGACGCAAGGTTAGAAAAGTTGTCCGAATAGAAACCCACCAAAAGTTGACAACACAGCCACGCGCATTTCCTGCCGGAACTCCTTGGTTATTCGCGCCACTACGGCTGCTCTCGCGAGAATTGTTGTTCTCGGAATTGTTTCCCCGCGCTTGATCTGTAAGGCAAGACTCCCCACAGGCTGTGTGGCGTCAACGCCGATGAAGGTTCAAAGAGAACAATGGACGGGCTGTACGTGTAAGTGCTTTACTTCATAGAAAGCAGGGCTACACGTTTCTGACGCGGTCATCGTTGTCAGTTTCTGCAGGTGACGGGTTTAAACAGCTTAAAGTAGTGCTTCCTGTAAGTCGTATTTCAGGGTTTAATAATAAGGGGCCATTCATACAAAGTAGTATATATTGAATTGTTTGGAATATGCCCTATGCATTCTATTTTGAAACCATAATTATAAGACTAATTATATTTTCAAGGATTCTTACATTTTAATGAAGGATCAAAGTATCCCCTCCACCCACACAGTCAAAACACCAATTTCTTACACAACTTCCCAGAAGTCTCTTGCTTTTGCATCATCTGCTTGGTTTGTTCCAGCTGTCTTGCATCAAACCATGTTGTGGCCTACAGCAGAAACTCATTTGTCtgatttcctctttttcttcctcctcattgCTCTTGCCTCAGAATTCATTGGTATTGTACCTTCAGTAACGTTGAATATTGCACAGTCCCTGACAGCTTCCTTTGGATTTATTTGTGCTTTGTCAGACCTGCAAGTCAGGTTGCACAACAATCTCGAGAGCTACTGTAAATTTTAAAGCGGACGAACAGACATCATCGCCATAGCGCCCTTAGGCCCATCTGATGAACAGCTAAACCAAAAGTTTAAGGTCACAAACGTCACAGGGTCAAAGAATGCAGAGCAGCAATGTGTTTTAGGATAGCTCCAATTCTGGACCGTGTGACATGATAgatatattattttacaaatgcatacccaaattaagaaaataaatagaccatacaataaataatacagtaaaaatagaaatgtaCAGTTTGAGCCTTCCAGCCAGGATGGCTCTGAGGTTGGCCCTCATCTTCCTCTCACCCGCTGACTCCAGACTGTCCAGCTCCAGACCCACCACAGAGCTGGCTTTCCTCACCAGCTGGTTGAGTTTGTTGACATCTCCAGTCCCGATGCCACCAGCCCAGCAAAGCTGGTCACAGCAAAAAACGCTCATTCTGCCTGTTTTGTCCTGATATTTCTGGTATTTCATTTTCCTATTCTCTGACCTACTTCTATACGTAAAGTTAATTTATTCCTGCACGATGGTGAAACAAAAGGTATTCCTATGATACTAATGATATCAATCTCTAATAAACCAGGGGACAAATTCTAAATCCACTCATGCATtaataaagtttaaatggtcaaccaacagattttaaaatggctAACTCTtagaaacaacatttttattaaaaatattttgggcAAGGTAAAATACTTTATGATATGTACACATATTTCTATAATAAAAAACCAGAATGaccatatattttttaaatacatttgtaatgtttatgtgtttatgttAATACATTAACATGACAATGAGATCTGCTTATAACATCTTTGAACAATATCAAAAActatataaatgttaaagatGCATGTTTTTCTAACAGACTTACAATACAATAAGGTAATTTGCTTTAAAGCAATGCTGCAACAAAAGTGGTTTTGATTAATTTAGCTGGTTATTTTGCTATGGAGAATTTGGCGTAATCACAAAAACATGTAATTGAATAAGCACTGCGGCTTATTGTTTAGCATTTAATCAAACTACAGCAATAGAAAACACATCCATTTAACGCGTACATTTGGCACAGATCTGCTCAGAGATAAAGAAAATGATGCATTAGTTTAAAGCCTGATTGAACGCGCTGTGGTCCTATGAATACTGTATCTCATCACTCATCGCAGCGGTGGCGGAATTTCCCTTTTGCGTAGTTTGGTTTTGGCCTCAGAAGGTCTACACAGTCATACAGATAATGATCTTACAATAACTAGTTGACCACCGGGAAATGGTTGCCACATCACCTAAATATGTATGTGTTGCATACGTAAGCCATGTTTAAAACACAAGTAGTGCTTCACCAAAATAACTATGAGCAATCGACAAGGAGGCCGACATGCTCAACGGCTGCtgtattataataattattatttaagacTAGAGTTGAACTACAAAGAATCACATCTTTTGAGGGTAGAAGGGATGCATGGCGGGTAGGGCATATCCAGTCTGGTGATGCAGCAGAGGGATGTAGGCGGGATACGGGTAAACGGCAGACCCCCTCAGAGCAGAGTGAACCGGACTCATCGGGACGTGTCTGTACAGTAGCTGCGATTGAGGTAGTCTCATTCTGCTGGGAAGAAACGCAGGATGCAATAGAGGCTGCTGTCGAGGGTCTCTCCCGGATTTGTCGTAGCGCAACGCCGGCAGACTGGAAGCGGCGGAATGGGCCAGACTGTGCTGAGCGGGGGGAGCTTTGTGTTGCATTGTCCTGTGTTTCTCCCTCTTGTCCGTGTGATAAAGCCACGGAGGCATGCTGTGAAGCTTCTTTGCACCAGGCAGAGACTCGTCGTGCTGCGCCAACCTGCCCTGCAGGGTCGCATAAGCCGGTCGGATGGGAGCGGGACGCAGAAGCTGCACGGATTTTGGAATGATTTTGGTGAAACTAGAAGTTGACGTTGGAGCCCAATCTAATCTCACCATGGGAGAGGAGAATCCTGGGAAAGGTTGGCTGAAATATTTGTCACTCCCTTTTTGGATTAGCTTCCAGTCCGAGTCTTTGTGCTGGACCTTAACGGAGTCTGCGCATTGGGAGCTGATATCTTTATACTGTCCTGCAGGGTCTTTGGATATCTGACAAAAGCTCTCAGACTTCCTGTCCTCACTACAGCTGGGTGAATTTTTCACAGAGCTCTTAGAGTTTTGGGAAAGTTCAGAGCGCAATGCAGCATCATGTACGCTTCCCTCTGGACAGTCCTCTGATGAATCAGAGTAGGGGGAAGGGCTGCGTGAGGAGGAAGGGGATGAAGGCACGGGGGAGCTGTCGGTGGACTCACAGGTCCGTCTGGAAGAGTACTGGGCCGGAGGCTGGGAGCAGTGGATAACGGAGGGCCTTTCTGTGTCCTCAGTGCGAGGGTTAAGTGGCAGATTGAGGCTC includes:
- the LOC119224584 gene encoding phytanoyl-CoA hydroxylase-interacting protein, which codes for MTEMDTPLATPCNIQICEVTCDSFRIMWDMTPEDSARATHFFIDLSRKESRDPNRFKHRDVPTKLVAKAVPLPMAVRGHWFLSPRTMYCVAVQTAVRQPDGDYLVSEWSQVVEFCTGDYAMEHLQQLLDKAKGSAVRLLKFSVFYRNQHPEYFDYVSKECGGLMRPALKDISGSHGSPINGKLQGVFFSCNTEFDTGLPPRDSPYGPLRFQIPAGHLLNPNIALYFADFYCMYTAYHYVVLVLAPVGSEGDTFCRTRLPMLDLASNPFLTYTAPQRPGEEPLYCHASDVILEVLFTEPVPLDRGSVEQISGHHQLMSLTTANAKKDPSCKVCNISVGR
- the ppp1r3c2b gene encoding protein phosphatase 1 regulatory subunit 3C-B-like, with protein sequence MEMSSTTLLPAVGLGSMARSAGLAEIAVRLCLNQRRQLCPHVWVPILKPQRPCIRPSLPDRPCSDILAPAYPTHALPPPFDDLYDDDDDVRLPIGNRRVVFADWRGLPLTAVRVFSDEEERCDLDPLPSLQGLGSMTEEGYSCTVSTCCPGTRLKLGFLQPSADFQAFRAKLAESMVILEKCSVTEQALRGTVRVRNICFQKEVQVRITFDSWQSCRDVPCAHLQERFGGPQTDIFEFELAFPKVLDAKRRIEFCLRYLPGGHSEPFWDNNGGRNYSVDVCVTSHLCCRKNPSERA
- the gins4 gene encoding DNA replication complex GINS protein SLD5, translated to MSDALSDDGSDVHQDDTQEEVMTPAELIGKLEEAWLNEKFSPELLENKSEVVECVMEQLSHMEANLQRVKKGDMKASVHRMEIDRIRFVLSSYLRARLQKIEKFFPHVLEREKSRGEGDPSLLSPEEFAFAKEYYANTETYLKAVALKRMPPNLQNVDMLKAVPEPCLDSFVFLRVKERQENIMVEPESDDQREYVVDLEVGSQHLMRYRTIAPLVSDGAVQLI
- the arid5a gene encoding AT-rich interactive domain-containing protein 5A, encoding MAQEDAQEDQRETSQQAAVIDEEQGTENQASPSVVEILCDSVTECGEKARPKLVQMEEKAFVSSLHSYMKDRGTPIERIPHLGFKQINLWRIYKAVEKLGGYNSVTARRLWKKVYDELGGSPGSTSAATCTRRHYEKLVLPFERQIKGEEDRPLPPSKPRKLYKRILEGKEKARASEKKRKRTQSDREMDSETEVLAKRSPEAVCQTEAVMHSHPALWAAASDIRRPDRATSGLCPSAFAHLVQVPTPSHWTAPLPPAAAEVISPLEKKKRMAQASLNLPLNPRTEDTERPSVIHCSQPPAQYSSRRTCESTDSSPVPSSPSSSRSPSPYSDSSEDCPEGSVHDAALRSELSQNSKSSVKNSPSCSEDRKSESFCQISKDPAGQYKDISSQCADSVKVQHKDSDWKLIQKGSDKYFSQPFPGFSSPMVRLDWAPTSTSSFTKIIPKSVQLLRPAPIRPAYATLQGRLAQHDESLPGAKKLHSMPPWLYHTDKREKHRTMQHKAPPAQHSLAHSAASSLPALRYDKSGRDPRQQPLLHPAFLPSRMRLPQSQLLYRHVPMSPVHSALRGSAVYPYPAYIPLLHHQTGYALPAMHPFYPQKM